Proteins encoded by one window of Sphingosinicella sp. BN140058:
- the cpdR gene encoding cell cycle two-component system response regulator CpdR, giving the protein MIRILLAEDDDSMRTYLARALERSGYEVVAVDRGTAALPLVGPGAFDLLLTDIVMPEMDGIELAQKASAIAPEMRVMFITGFAAVALKAGRAAPSAKVLSKPFHLRDLVAEVDRLFQTEDQHGRL; this is encoded by the coding sequence ATGATCAGAATCCTGTTGGCCGAAGACGATGATTCGATGCGCACCTATCTCGCCCGGGCGCTGGAGCGATCGGGATATGAAGTGGTCGCCGTCGATCGCGGCACGGCGGCGCTCCCGCTGGTCGGTCCCGGTGCGTTCGACCTGCTGCTGACCGACATCGTGATGCCGGAGATGGACGGGATCGAACTGGCGCAGAAAGCGTCTGCCATCGCTCCCGAGATGCGGGTCATGTTCATCACCGGGTTCGCCGCGGTCGCACTCAAGGCGGGGCGCGCCGCGCCGTCCGCCAAGGTGCTCTCCAAGCCCTTCCATCTGCGCGATCTCGTCGCCGAGGTGGATCGCCTTTTCCAGACCGAGGATCAGCACGGAAGATTGTGA
- a CDS encoding DEAD/DEAH box helicase, with product MTFADLGLSDELLRAVTEAGYDEPTPIQRQAIPSVLMNRDLIGIAQTGTGKTASFVLPMIDILAHGRSRARMPRSLILEPTRELAAQVAENFEKYGKHHKLSMALLIGGVSMGDQVKALEKGVDVLIATPGRLMDLFGRGNILLTGCSLLVIDEADRMLDMGFIPDIEQICSKLPSTRQTLLFSATMPGPIKKLADKFLSNPKTIEVARPATANASIDQRVLKVDSRKKRQVLTDRIAANDVRTAIVFCNRKTTVRELAQSLKRAGLRAGEIHGDMEQAERIRELDRFKEGEINILVASDVAARGIDVKDVSHVFNYDVPWQPDDYIHRIGRTGRAGRTGVAITLATSADGEAIQAIEKMIGGKLAEMEALPGHQPASPPEAADGESENEERPRRGRGRGRAKAEEADAAEAEKPRRRGRGARAEATESAETPRARSAPAAEPEEAEARPPQSEEPVQPRARRPEREAERPRRDERSDRRPRREDNRRDADEGPDEGWNGPIPDFLAHGFGY from the coding sequence ATGACATTTGCCGATCTCGGCCTTTCCGACGAACTCCTCCGCGCCGTCACCGAGGCGGGCTATGATGAGCCGACCCCGATTCAGCGCCAGGCAATCCCCTCGGTACTGATGAACCGGGACCTGATCGGCATCGCCCAGACGGGCACCGGCAAGACCGCGAGCTTCGTGCTGCCGATGATCGACATCCTCGCCCACGGCCGCAGCCGCGCGCGGATGCCGCGCTCGCTGATTCTGGAGCCGACCCGCGAGCTTGCCGCCCAGGTTGCCGAGAATTTCGAGAAATACGGCAAGCACCACAAGCTTTCGATGGCGCTGCTGATCGGCGGCGTTTCGATGGGCGACCAGGTGAAAGCGCTCGAGAAGGGCGTGGACGTGCTGATCGCGACCCCCGGCCGCCTGATGGACCTGTTCGGCCGTGGCAACATCCTGCTGACCGGCTGCAGCCTACTCGTCATCGACGAGGCGGACCGCATGCTCGACATGGGCTTCATCCCGGACATCGAGCAGATCTGCTCGAAGCTGCCGTCGACGCGGCAGACTTTGCTGTTCTCGGCGACGATGCCCGGGCCGATCAAGAAGCTCGCCGACAAGTTCCTGTCCAATCCGAAGACGATCGAAGTCGCCAGGCCCGCCACGGCCAATGCTTCTATCGACCAGCGCGTGCTCAAGGTCGATTCGCGCAAGAAGCGCCAGGTTCTGACCGATCGCATCGCCGCGAACGATGTCCGCACTGCCATCGTCTTCTGCAACCGCAAGACGACCGTGCGCGAGCTGGCGCAAAGTCTGAAACGCGCGGGCCTCCGCGCCGGTGAGATCCATGGCGACATGGAGCAGGCCGAGCGGATCCGCGAGCTCGACCGCTTCAAGGAAGGCGAGATCAACATCCTCGTCGCCTCGGACGTTGCCGCGCGCGGTATCGACGTCAAGGATGTCAGCCACGTCTTCAACTATGATGTGCCCTGGCAGCCCGACGACTACATCCACCGCATCGGACGCACCGGCCGCGCCGGCCGCACCGGAGTCGCGATCACCCTCGCCACCTCCGCCGACGGCGAGGCCATTCAGGCGATCGAGAAGATGATCGGCGGCAAGCTTGCCGAGATGGAAGCCCTGCCCGGCCACCAGCCGGCGAGCCCTCCGGAAGCCGCCGACGGCGAGAGCGAGAACGAAGAACGGCCACGTCGCGGCCGCGGTCGCGGACGCGCCAAAGCCGAAGAGGCGGACGCGGCGGAGGCCGAAAAGCCGCGGCGCCGCGGTCGCGGCGCCCGTGCCGAGGCGACGGAGTCGGCGGAAACGCCGCGCGCGCGCTCAGCCCCGGCTGCCGAGCCCGAGGAAGCCGAGGCGCGCCCGCCTCAGTCCGAAGAACCGGTCCAGCCGCGCGCCCGCCGGCCCGAACGCGAAGCAGAGCGGCCACGCCGCGACGAGCGCTCGGACCGCAGGCCGCGCCGGGAGGACAATCGGCGCGACGCCGACGAAGGCCCGGACGAAGGCTGGAACGGGCCGATCCCCGACTTCCTCGCGCACGGCTTCGGCTACTAG
- a CDS encoding cytochrome b codes for MASSAAMAGQETARYTRVAILLHWTIAALILANLFLGFFHESFGRGATSWMMWFHKSLGMTVLGLTVLRLIWRLSHRPPAYDAVMKRWEAGLAAVIHWLFYVALIAIPLSGWLLSSSGGRVTSFFGLFDIAPLPIARRDDIRDMFEEAHELLAWSMIVLLTLHVAGALKHHLDGHRHLIGRMVPFLYRR; via the coding sequence ATGGCGAGCTCGGCGGCGATGGCCGGGCAGGAGACGGCGCGCTACACGCGCGTTGCGATCCTCCTGCACTGGACCATCGCCGCCCTGATCCTTGCCAACCTCTTCCTAGGCTTCTTTCACGAAAGCTTCGGGCGCGGCGCCACATCTTGGATGATGTGGTTCCACAAGTCGCTCGGAATGACCGTCCTCGGCCTCACCGTACTGCGCCTGATCTGGCGCCTGTCCCACCGGCCGCCCGCCTACGATGCGGTGATGAAAAGGTGGGAAGCGGGCCTTGCCGCGGTGATTCACTGGCTCTTCTACGTCGCCCTGATCGCGATACCGCTCAGCGGATGGCTGCTGTCCTCGAGTGGGGGACGAGTTACCAGTTTCTTCGGCCTGTTCGACATCGCGCCGCTGCCGATTGCACGAAGGGACGACATTCGCGACATGTTCGAAGAAGCCCACGAGCTTCTTGCCTGGAGCATGATCGTGTTGCTGACGCTGCACGTGGCGGGTGCTCTCAAGCATCATCTGGATGGTCACCGGCACCTGATCGGCCGGATGGTGCCTTTCCTCTACCGGCGCTGA
- a CDS encoding N-formylglutamate amidohydrolase — MAESPIATPFRRLGPGSPASPVLLSVPHAGRAYSESLLQFARIPRARLETLEDRLVDRLVWRAVENGNAALVADVPRAEIDLNRDERELDPGMIVPRPDPATILDSPRMRGGLGLVPARMAGAGAIWRDRIPAPEISRRIETIHRPYHQALADELAALHHRFGIAILLDCHSMPPRIGRDQAEIVLGDRHGTSIALELVAAAEGAVREAGFSVARNAPYAGGHITALHGRPREGIHALQLEVDRSLYLGPDLRSPGPGFDRIAKLIAAIVIALEGQAFAPAHGLAAE, encoded by the coding sequence ATGGCCGAGTCTCCCATCGCCACACCCTTTCGGCGCCTCGGCCCCGGCAGCCCGGCTTCTCCGGTGCTGCTGTCCGTGCCGCATGCCGGACGCGCTTATTCCGAGTCGCTGCTGCAATTCGCCCGCATCCCGCGTGCGCGCCTCGAGACGCTGGAAGACCGGCTCGTCGACCGCCTGGTCTGGCGGGCGGTCGAGAATGGTAACGCAGCACTCGTCGCCGACGTGCCGCGGGCCGAGATCGACCTCAACCGCGACGAACGCGAGCTCGATCCCGGCATGATCGTACCGCGCCCGGATCCGGCGACGATTCTCGATTCGCCGCGGATGCGCGGCGGGCTGGGGCTGGTGCCCGCGCGCATGGCCGGCGCCGGCGCCATCTGGCGCGACCGCATCCCCGCCCCGGAAATCTCTCGCCGGATCGAGACCATCCATCGCCCGTATCACCAGGCGCTGGCGGACGAGCTTGCCGCGCTTCATCACCGCTTCGGCATCGCGATCCTGCTCGATTGTCACTCGATGCCGCCTCGGATCGGCCGGGATCAGGCGGAGATCGTCCTTGGCGACCGGCACGGCACCAGCATCGCGCTCGAACTGGTCGCGGCCGCCGAGGGCGCGGTGCGCGAGGCCGGGTTTTCCGTTGCCCGCAACGCGCCATATGCCGGAGGGCACATCACCGCGCTGCACGGGCGCCCCCGCGAGGGCATCCACGCCCTGCAGCTGGAGGTCGACCGCAGCCTGTATCTCGGTCCCGACCTGCGCAGCCCCGGCCCCGGCTTCGACCGCATCGCCAAGTTGATCGCCGCGATCGTCATCGCGCTCGAGGGCCAGGCATTCGCTCCGGCGCACGGCCTCGCCGCCGAGTGA
- a CDS encoding SapC family protein — translation MATQPPANSLPIFYGGLEPLSSNQHGNFRSRPAQKAPFLVNTHAVPITIDEFVACQRFFPIAFSSGETPVPLALMGLNEGVNVFVEDDGALRGEIYVPAYIRRYPFMLARLRPDADELSLCFDPTSDLVGPFDEGHALFDDGKPSEATNAILKFCEEFEMSAQRTSAFVSELKEMDLLMEGEVSIQPAGVEQPFIYRGFQMVNEEKLRELRGDELRKMNQNGILPLVMAHLFSMTLMREIFGRQVQQGKGPAIPVETNGAAAF, via the coding sequence ATGGCGACTCAGCCGCCGGCCAATTCATTGCCGATTTTCTATGGTGGCCTGGAGCCGCTTTCCAGCAACCAGCATGGCAATTTCCGCAGCCGTCCGGCGCAGAAGGCCCCGTTCCTGGTCAACACCCATGCGGTGCCGATCACGATCGACGAGTTCGTGGCATGCCAGCGCTTCTTCCCGATCGCTTTCTCCTCCGGCGAGACGCCGGTGCCGCTGGCGCTGATGGGCCTCAACGAAGGCGTCAACGTGTTCGTCGAGGACGATGGTGCGCTCCGCGGCGAAATCTACGTTCCCGCCTATATCCGCCGCTATCCGTTCATGCTGGCGCGCCTGCGCCCGGATGCCGACGAGCTTTCGCTCTGCTTCGATCCGACCAGCGATCTGGTCGGCCCGTTCGACGAGGGGCATGCGCTGTTCGACGACGGCAAGCCCAGCGAAGCCACCAACGCCATCCTCAAATTCTGCGAAGAATTCGAAATGTCGGCGCAGCGGACTTCGGCCTTCGTGTCCGAGCTGAAGGAAATGGATCTGCTGATGGAGGGCGAAGTCTCGATCCAGCCTGCGGGCGTCGAGCAGCCGTTCATCTATCGCGGCTTCCAGATGGTCAACGAGGAGAAGCTGCGCGAGCTTCGCGGTGACGAACTGCGCAAGATGAACCAGAACGGTATCCTGCCGCTGGTGATGGCGCATCTGTTCTCGATGACCTTGATGCGCGAAATATTCGGCCGCCAGGTGCAGCAGGGCAAGGGCCCGGCGATCCCCGTCGAAACGAACGGCGCCGCCGCCTTCTGA